One part of the Raphanus sativus cultivar WK10039 chromosome 7, ASM80110v3, whole genome shotgun sequence genome encodes these proteins:
- the LOC108814489 gene encoding ubiquitin receptor RAD23d: MKVFVKTLKGTNFEIEVNPAETISDTKKRIETLHGAQYPAAQQMLIHQGKVLKDETTLEENNVVDNSFIVIMLSKAKVSSSGASTASAPAPAPSATQAQPAQTVATPQVATPTASVPEPTSGAATVAAPTAAAASTQTDVYGQAASNLVAGNNLESTVQQILDMGGGSWDRDTVIRALRAAFNNPERAVEYLYSGIPAQAEIPPAPQAPASGGQAANPLAQTQQEAAPVPATGGPNANPLNLFPQGMPAADAGAGAGNLDFLRNSQQFQALRTMVQANPQILQPMLQELGKQNPQLVRLIQEHQADFLRLINEPVEGEENVMEQLEAAMPQAVTVTPEEREAIERLEAMGFDRAMVLEVFFACNKNEELAANYLLDHMHEFEEQ, translated from the exons ATGAAGGTTTTCGTGAAGACTCTGAAAGGGACAAACTTCGAGATCGAAGTGAATCCGGCGGAGACG ATCTCTGATACTAAAAAACGTATAGAAACGCTTCATGGTGCTCAATACCCAGCTGCTCAGCAGATGCTGATTCACCAAGGAAAAGTTCTCAAGGATGAGACTACATTGGAAGAGAACAACGTTGTTGACAACAGTTTCATTGTTATCATGTTGTCCAAG GCCAAGGTTTCTTCAAGCGGGGCATCAACTGCATCTGCGCCTGCACCTGCACCTAGTGCTACTCAG gcTCAACCTGCACAGACAGTAGCTACACCTCAGGTTGCTACTCCAACTGCCTCAGT TCCAGAGCCTACAAGTGGAGCTGCAACCGTTGCAGCACCTACTGCAGCTGCTGCTTC GACTCAAACTGATGTTTATGGACAAGCAGCCTCAAACCTTGTTGCTGGAAACAACCTAGAGTCCACTGTTCAGCAAATTCTTGACATGGGTGGAGGAAGTTGGGACCGTGACACTGTTATCCGTGCCCTGAGAGCCGCCTTTAACAACCCTGAAAGAGCTGTCGAATATCTGTACTCA GGAATCCCTGCACAAGCTGAAATCCCGCCAGCCCCTCAAGCCCCAGCTAGTGGTGGACAGGCAGCAAACCCTCTAGCACAGACCCAACAAGAGGCTGCTCCAGTGCCTGCAACTGGTGGTCCAAACGCTAATCCGTTAAACCTCTTTCCCCAg GGCATGCCCGCTGCAGATGCTGGTGCCGGAGCTGGTAATCTTGATTTCCTGCGTAACAGTCAACAG TTCCAAGCCTTGAGAACTATGGTACAAGCAAACCCGCAAATTCTACAG CCTATGCTACAAGAGCTCGGTAAACAAAACCCGCAGCTTGTACGACTTATCCAAGAGCACCAGGCGGACTTCCTACGCTTGATAAATGAACCTGTCGAGGGAGAAGA GAATGTCATGGAACAGTTGGAAGCAGCAATGCCACAAGCTGTCACCGTCACACCTGAAGAGCGTGAAGCCATTGAACGG CTTGAAGCGATGGGGTTTGATCGTGCAATGGTCTTAGAGGTGTTCTTTGCGTGTAACAAGAACGAAGAACTTGCAGCTAACTACCTTCTAGATCACATGCACGAGTTTGAGGAACAatag